One window of Planctomycetia bacterium genomic DNA carries:
- the atpG gene encoding ATP synthase F1 subunit gamma, whose product MAKARQIVKRRKAVTNIRKITKTMQLIATARYQQAYQRATATKPYTQKITKLVEELSAAAAGQVDHPLLKENPDAPKDVLLVLTSNRGLCGGYNAGVVRKALAHLDVETDKQNELHVVGKKGIAYFKFIKRPLSQAITTIDDRPRFDQVEPLAAEFMRRFEAGEIRSVNVAYMRFISTGRQVPEVMRLLPLSSDTVVAADATAAPAGPEVQYEFSPEPKELLKVLLPQTVKVRLYQCFTDMAVSEQVARMVAMKAATDAAGDMIKNLSRQFNRARQSQITMELLDIVGCAEALK is encoded by the coding sequence AGCAAGACAGATCGTCAAGCGCCGCAAGGCGGTGACCAACATCCGCAAGATCACCAAGACGATGCAGCTCATCGCCACCGCGCGATACCAGCAGGCCTACCAGCGCGCCACCGCCACCAAGCCCTACACCCAGAAAATCACCAAGCTCGTCGAAGAGCTCTCCGCCGCCGCCGCCGGCCAGGTCGATCACCCGCTGCTCAAAGAGAATCCCGACGCGCCCAAGGATGTGCTCCTGGTTCTCACCTCGAATCGCGGCCTCTGCGGCGGATACAACGCCGGCGTCGTCCGCAAGGCCCTCGCCCATCTGGATGTCGAAACCGACAAGCAGAACGAGTTGCACGTCGTCGGCAAAAAGGGCATCGCCTATTTCAAATTCATCAAGCGCCCGCTATCGCAGGCCATCACCACGATCGACGATCGCCCGCGTTTTGATCAGGTCGAGCCCCTGGCCGCCGAGTTCATGAGGCGCTTCGAGGCCGGCGAGATTCGAAGCGTCAACGTCGCCTACATGAGATTCATCTCGACGGGCCGTCAGGTCCCCGAAGTGATGCGGCTCCTGCCGCTCAGCAGCGACACCGTCGTTGCCGCCGATGCGACCGCCGCTCCGGCCGGCCCGGAGGTGCAGTACGAGTTTTCGCCTGAGCCGAAGGAGCTGCTCAAGGTTTTGCTTCCGCAGACCGTGAAAGTGCGGCTATATCAGTGTTTCACCGACATGGCGGTGAGCGAGCAGGTGGCGCGTATGGTGGCCATGAAGGCCGCGACCGACGCCGCCGGTGACATGATTAAGAATCTGTCGCGGCAGTTCAACCGCGCCCGGCAGTCTCAAATCACCATGGAGTTGCTGGATATTGTCGGTTGTGCCGAGGCCCTCAAGTAA